In the Eretmochelys imbricata isolate rEreImb1 chromosome 20, rEreImb1.hap1, whole genome shotgun sequence genome, gaATTTGCTGAGCTCACTTGAAAATCTGCCCACAAGTGACAGATTGTTCAAAGTCACATCAggtacatctaccctgcaatAAAAAGCAGGAccaagtttcagagcctgggGCTCAGgatatggggctaaaaatagcagggtagatgaGTTTGTGCTCTGGCTGAAGCTGGGGAGCCAAGACACACCCCTTCATggggtttcagagcccgggctccaacCCCAGTGCCTTCACTGAATTTTTTAGCCCCACATCCTGAGCCCCGCAATCCTGAGCCAGTTGATCCGGGCCGGCCACAGTTGTGCTGTGGGTcgtttactgcagtgtagacatctcaATAGCGAGTCTACTGGGGGCAGAACCTAGATGTCCTTAGCCCTGGCCCAGTACCGTAATCAAAAGAGTGTTCTCCTCTACAGGAGACAATTCAACTGAGTGGGGACAGCAGTAGAGCTTGGGTGATCTGCTCTTCCAAGCAAACATTGCTGCTTGcgggggatgtgtgtgtgaaggggggtgGTCGTGTGTGTCTGGgcacgtgtgtgtatgtgtctgggcgtgtgtctttgtgtgtggggaggggatgatctgGAGATCCGGAGAGGGCTTTGGAAAGGATCCCCACAGAATGTTACTACTTGTCGTTCTGCAGCCAAACCCCAGCAGTTAATCGCCTTCCCTTTCTTTCCAGCCGCTCGCCATCCACAATGGCCGAGGTGACCACGGTCCCCGCTGAGACGCCAGATCCCTTTAGCAAGTTCGGGGACTACCACAACTGGACCCAGCTGCTCCAATACCTGAATTACACCTTCACCTTCTGCGACACTCACCTGGACGAGAACATCAAACGGGTGATGCTCTTCATCCTCTACTTGGTCATCTTCGTGGTGGGGCTGGTGGAAAACATGCTCGTCATCTGGGTCAACTGGCACACCTGGGGGAACAAAAACCTGGTCAACCTCTACATCCTCAATATGGCCATTGCTGACTTAGGGGTGCTGCTAACCCTGCCCATCTGGATGTTGGAGGTCATGCTCGACTACacctggctctggggcagctTCTTGTGCCGCTTCACCCACTACTTCTACTTCGCCAACATGTACAGCAGCATCTTCTTCCTGACCTGCCTCAGCGTGGACCGCTACGTCTCCTTGACCACTTCATCCCACTTCTGGCACCAGCATCAGCACCGGGCACGCCGCCTCCTCTGCTTCGGCATCTGGCTCTTCGCCGCCCTCATCCCCTTCCTGGAGGTGGCCCACACGCAGCTGGTGGACTCGGTCGAGCCCATGTGCATCTTCCTGGCTCCCTTCGAGACCTATGATGAGTGGGCCCTGGCCATCAGCTTAGCCACCAGCATCATTGGGTTCCTCATCCCCATCTCCATCATCGCTGTCTTCAACATACTGACGGCCAGGTACATCAAGCACTCCAAGCCGGAAAGCAGGAAGCACTGCCTCCTGATCTATGCCTACATCGTCGTGTTCCTAGTGTGCTGGCTGCCCTACCACATCACGCTGACCCTCTTGACCCTCGATGGCAGCTACTTCATTTACAGCTGCAACGTTGCCAACTTCCTCTACTTCTTCTACGACATCATAGACTGTTTCAGCATGTTCCACTGCGTGGCCAATCCCATCCTCTACAATTTCCTGAGCAAGAACTTCCGCGGCAAACTCATCTCAGCCGTGGTGAAGTACATCCCCAAAGACCAAATCAACCAGAAAGGCGGGGACAATTCCTCTTCCAGCACCCAGCACTCCATAGTCATTACCAAAGACAACATCCCACCTAATTAAACATCCACCGGGCTCTCCACGCATTGCTGGCAGCTGGTCCCAGGGGTGGCTGGCTTCTATTTCTTCCCCCGGAGATAAGGCAAGACACTTTGCTTTTTGATGGCATTTTCTTGTTGCCACCCAGGGCTCTGAAAGCTGGAGGGACGGTAGAAATGAAAGCTGGAGGGAGCAGCAGATATTTTGCCTCTGACATGGTGCTGTATCAAATCTATTTAGCTAAAGAACCAGAGAGGAAGAGATGTCCTATATTTCAAAGAAATGCTCATTGGTTTATTACTATCGATTATTCTGGCTACCCAGGGACCTCAATGCAAATCCGGCCACTTTGCTCTCCAGCGCCAGCTACGCAGGAGTTGGAAAGAGCAATGTTTTGCCCCCAGCTTTTCCGCGACTCCTGCCTTTTGCTTGCAGACGTGCTCCGGATATCCCACACCTGGAAGAGACCAGGCATTAAGCTGCCTCTTTCCTTGAACCATCTAGCTCAGAAAAAAGGAGTGGAATTTTTTTCCTTCGGAACACACATCAATCTATGCGCAGTACCAGTGAGAAAGATGAGGGGCTGATCTCGCAAGGGGAAGCCAAAGGGAGTGGGAGCCACTCAGCACTATGCAGGATGAAGCCTTTACAAGGGAAACAGCATTTCACCGCCAATAGGAAACGGCTTTTGGAGAGCAATATTGCAACCACAGAGGGAAAGAAGGAGAAAGGAATAAGGTCACTGTACAGATGTGTTtccctaaggctttgtctacactaccacattTGCCCGCCAgagatgtgaaaaaaacacacacacacccccgaccGACGTAAGTTTCATCGACAAAAGTGCTGTTGTGAGCAGTGCGGGGTTGGCAGGAGAGGCTCTGCTTCCGACATGGCTCACGCCCCTCATTGGGGCTGGTTTAACGatgccggcaggagagctctgTTCAGCCCTGAGCAAATTCTGCGAAAGCACGTGGGGAGGGGAAGGCGAGAAGGTAACTGGAAAGACTGGGAATTAATAACTCAAAAAGAACCAGCTGATCCATGGCCTTGGACTGCTAAAAATACGGGAAAACAAACTGGACAGGATCTGGAGAAAGGGTGCTTCGGTCAAGGAAAGGAGAGGCTGATGGCAGGATGTTCCCAGaggcagagccgtcccttgggtatgGTGAATCAGGGTGACTGCTCCGGGCCCCATGCTTCAGCGTTCGTGGGTCATGCGGGGGATGCCAAGAAGGCCCGGGGGAGGTGTGGGGGCGGTTAGGAGTTTGGAgggcctggtgccagcagcaggggTTGGACCCGCACTCACTGGCTGAAAGCACGCGttgcatttctttttcttgctcGGCATCGGGGGGCTCGGGCTCAgtctctggcagcagcagcagtgaccccagcctgccccactggCTCCTGGTGTCACCCAGGCCAGGCTGATCCCATCCATTGCCCTTCTGCCTCGGaccccccagcacagggggccgCCTCGCCCCTAGTACAGGTGCCATCCTGTGGCTCTCCATCATCCCTCGCTCCCCTGCACTggtgtcccctccccacaccagattTCACCTGTACAAAAAATGTTAAGGGGGCCCATACAGGCTGATTTGTCCCAGGCCCCACATGCCCatagggatggccctgcccagAGGTTGAAAGAACGAATCATAGCAGACAAGAGAAGCAGGTGGGACAGGCCCTGCTTCTCTGACAAAGTGCACTGCATTCATTATGGGGCTTTCGGGCGATACACACCTTGCTTAGGGAGACACTCCATGTCCCTTTGCCTCCTTGTTCACCTGGGAGACAAAGGGCAGGGGCCTGTGGATTTCTAAGATGAAGGGGTTTCCATAGCAAATAATTAGCCCCATcagaaggggatttttttttttaattgcagtggaaAGTTACTGGTCTCTtgcccgccctgccccacccctcaagACCTCATGTGAAACAGATTATGTGACATTTCACGACATTGCGACAGATTAGAATGAGGTGCCTTTTGCATGGCCGGGGACAGCGGAGTCTGTATCCCCTTTGGGAGCCATACGAGCCatgtttctcccctctccccttggAATGCCTCCATGCTGCTCTTTAGCAGTCCCGCAAAGGGACGTGGGTCActcctgctcctctgcccccagccctgggttcaGGAATCAAACTCCACTCTTCCAAACGGCAGCAGGCCAGACACACAACCAGCCAATCCAGTACCATTCGCGCTCCCGGCGGGCCTTTTGCTGGCTTCCAGCACACACCTTGCTACCTACGTAGATCCACATTTGCCTGTAAAATGCGCCCATTCATCTCCACCAAGGCCTTGAAT is a window encoding:
- the ACKR5 gene encoding G-protein coupled receptor 182 encodes the protein MAEVTTVPAETPDPFSKFGDYHNWTQLLQYLNYTFTFCDTHLDENIKRVMLFILYLVIFVVGLVENMLVIWVNWHTWGNKNLVNLYILNMAIADLGVLLTLPIWMLEVMLDYTWLWGSFLCRFTHYFYFANMYSSIFFLTCLSVDRYVSLTTSSHFWHQHQHRARRLLCFGIWLFAALIPFLEVAHTQLVDSVEPMCIFLAPFETYDEWALAISLATSIIGFLIPISIIAVFNILTARYIKHSKPESRKHCLLIYAYIVVFLVCWLPYHITLTLLTLDGSYFIYSCNVANFLYFFYDIIDCFSMFHCVANPILYNFLSKNFRGKLISAVVKYIPKDQINQKGGDNSSSSTQHSIVITKDNIPPN